A genomic region of Pelodiscus sinensis isolate JC-2024 chromosome 19, ASM4963464v1, whole genome shotgun sequence contains the following coding sequences:
- the WDR83 gene encoding WD repeat domain-containing protein 83, translating to MAFPEPKPQKTELPKKLVQTLECKQGAVRAVRFNVDGNYCLTCGSDKSLKLWNPHKGTVLKTYSGHGYEVLDAAGSFDNSQLCSCGADKTVVLWDVATGQVIRKFRGHAGKVNCVQFNEEATVILSGSIDSSIRCWDCRSRRPEPIQILDEAKDGVSSLKVSDHEILSGSVDGHVRRYDLRAGELCSDYVGSPVTSVCFSKDGQCTLAASLDSTLRLLDKDTGEMLGEYTGHKNTAYKLDCCLSEKDTHVGSCSEDGKVYFWDLVEGSLTLSLPVSRGVVQSLSFHPSEPGLLTATEGHVWFWREESHEAQEPTLGC from the exons ATGGCGTTTCCTGAACCGAAGCCCCAGAAGACAGAGCTGCCAAAGAAGCTGGTGCAGACTCTGGAGTGCAAACAGGGAGCAGTCAGGGCAGTGCGATTTAATG TGGATGGAAATTACTGTCTCACCTGTGGCAGCGATAAGTCCTTGAAGCTGTGGAACCCCCACAAGGGGACCGTCCTGAAGACCTACAGCGGCCATGGCTATGAAGTGTTGGACGCGGCTGG CTCCTTCGATaacagccagctctgctcctgcggGGCTGACAAAACGGTTGTCCTGTGGGATGTGGCCACTGGGCAGGTGATCCGCAAGTTCCGAGGCCACGCTGGG AAGGTGAACTGTGTGCAGTTCAACGAGGAGGCCACTGTGATCCTGTCAG GCTCCATCGATTCTAGCATCCGGTGCTGGGATTGCCGCTCACGCAGACCCGAGCCCATCCAGATCCTGGACGAAGCCAAGGACGGGGTGTCCAGCCTGAAAGTGTCGGACCACGAGATCCTCTCTGG ctctgtggacGGCCACGTGCGGCGCTACGACCTGCGTGCAGGGGAGCTGTGCTCGGATTACGTTGGAA GCCCGGTCACCAGCGTGTGCTTCAGCAAGGACGGGCAGTGCACGCTGGCCGCCAGCCTGGACTCCACCCTGCGCCTGCTGGACAAGGACAccggggagatgctgggaga atACACAGGCCACAAGAACACGGCCTACAAGCTGGATTGCTGCCTGAGCGAGAAGGACACGCACGTGGGCAGCTGCTCGGAGGACGGGAAGGTGTATTTCTGGgacctggtggag ggctcCCTGACACTGAGCCTGCCAGTCAGCCGGGGCGTGGTCCAGTCCCTCTCCTTCCACCCCAGCGAGCCGGGCCTGCTCACTGCCACCGAGGGCCACGTGTGGTTCTGGAGGGAGGAGTCCCACGAGGCGCAGGAGCCGACGCTGGGCTGTTGA
- the WDR83OS gene encoding PAT complex subunit Asterix, with product MSSNSMADPRRPNKVLRYKPPTTENNPTLEDPTPDYMNLLGMIFSMCGLMLKLKWCAWIAVYCSFISFANSRSSEDTKQMMSSFMLSISAVVMSYLQNPQPMSPPW from the exons ATGTCCAGCAACAGCATGGCGGACCCGCGCCGGCCCAACAAGGTgctgag GTACAAGCCGCCAACCACGGAGAACAACCCCACGCTGGAAGACCCCACTCCCGATTACATGAACCTGCTGGGGATGATTTTCAGCATGTGCGGCTTAATGCTGAAG CTGAAGTGGTGCGCTTGGATTGCCGTCTATTGCTCCTTCATTAGCTTTGCCAACTCCAGAAGCTCAGAGGACACCAAACAGATGATGAGCAGCTTCAT GTTGTCTATATCTGCTGTGGTGATGTCCTACCTACAGAACCCCCAGCCCATGTCCCCGCCATGGTGA